The DNA region TCGCCCTTGCTGTCAAATAAATAGGGAGGAAACCGAGTATCACTGGCTTTTGCTTCCAGACTATTTTCCAGTTTCTCGCGGATAGCGCGAACCATATCTCCTTTTTTGACTGCCATGAATTCCCCTCTCAAATTTCTAGATTAGACTTATCCGCATTTTAAAAGACTTCCGAGCTAAAAACTCCTGTACAGACGCGATTCATCACGTCTCTCTTCTAAGATTAATTACGTCTCTCTTGTACAGACGCGATTCATCGCGTCTCTCCTGTCTCTCCTGCTTGACACTGCGGGCAAAAGTGACTAGATCGCCCACCTAACCTAATCCGCATAATTGGAGTATCACAAACTCGACAGGGTTCTCCAGCGCGGTTATAAACCAAGGCAACACCACCATAATTGCCGTTGACACCCTTAACACTTAAGAAATTACTAAAAGTCGTACCACCAGCCTCAATGCTGGTTTCTAAAACTTGAATTATCGCTGTTCGCAAACGCTCAATTTGCTTTAGCTGCAAATCTATACACAAAGTTTCAGGTAAAATTCCACTCTTAAACAGGGCTTCATCGGCATAAATATTACCTAATCCCGCCACTACCGATTGATCGAGTAGCGCAGTCTTAATTGGACGACGGCGGTTTTGGAGTTTGATTGCTAAATACTCAACAGTGAATTCGGGTGAAAATGGATCTGCTGCCAGTGTTGCCAAACCAGTCATAATACTTTCTACAGCAACACCAGGCGGAACCCACCACATTTTTCCGAAGGTACGCTGATCAACAAAGCGTAATTCCTGCTGTTCCCCAAAGAATAATCTAACCCGCGTGTGCTTATGTAATGGTTCATCTCGATGCAGCCATAATAGTTGACCGGTCATTCGCAGATGAACCCCTAGCCAACCTGTGGAAGAGAGTTCGGCCAGGAGATATTTACCGCGACGATGCCAAGTAGCGATCGCATTCTTTTTAATTCCATCAACAAACTCACCAACAGAAAACGGGTAGGCGATGGTGCGATCGAGCAACACATCTCCACCCGTAATTTCTTGGTTAAGGGTCAATTGATTTAGGCCCCTTCGGACTGTTTCAACTTCAGGCAGTTCAGGCATTCAAACAGATTAAGCAGGCAATTTTGATGTACTTGGGCGTTGAATAAAGAAGAGATGCAGTAGTAACTTACACAGCCTTATATGGCTCGTATTACTACCCAAGAGAAACCGTAAATACCCGCAGGGCAGCTTCTCATAGATTAGAGTAGGCTTGGGTGAAAGATGAATGAACTGAAATTTTCAGACTTCATACTTCAGACTTAAGACTACCCTTCATCATCGCATCAAACAAGCCCCTTGTAGCTTTGCTGCTATTTTTTAGGTGCTTTAGCCTTTGGTGCTTCAACCTCGACTAATTCATCCTGAGCAAAGTTGTTGGTATTGATACCAGCGTAATTGACCTTTTCAAAGCGGACAATTACAGGGTATTTGATGCCGCTTTGGTCAATGGAAGCCACAGTTCCTAGATCCTGAAACCAGTAGGATTCAGGGCGGAGAATACGTACTTTAGAACCACGTTGAACCATGATTATTTTCCCTTTTAGTTATCAATCGCCAATCTAGAGGGCTAATTGATTTCACTCTACAACCTGAAGGTAGCAGCAAGAGTCTTTGTTAAGTTATTTGTCTGAATTAGGTATTAGCGGCTGGGGACTGGGGACTGGGGACTAGGGATTGGGCATTGAATATTAGTTATTCTTTCTCCCTCATCTTCCTTACCTCCCCTACTCCCTACCACATTCCAAATTTAAAACTGTATTATCCCCTACTTGACAAGTCACACGTTATAGCGTACCTTCGTTCGCAAACAGTTATTTTTTAGAAGCTTATGTTTTAGTTAAGACAAACACACTTCCCTCGTTACCTCTGCCAATCCGCAGATCGTTATCTATATAGGTGATATCTAACCAGCCTTGCTGATTATCACTCTTAATTGCAAAATCAATTGCGGGAAATTTTCTACCTGCTTCAATTTGTTGGATAAAAGTTACCGGAGAATTGTATTCTATTAAACGTTGTAAGCCGATAATAGACCGCTCAAATTTTACTTGGACACGCCGACCAGAAACTGGCTCAAATTTAGCAGCAACGCTAACTAATCCTTCTAAATAAGGTAAGCCATAAATCTCAGCTATGTTGTAAACACTGGCAGTATCAACCCGGATACACTGATAGATTTGACCCAGTTTGCACAAAGGTAGACCATCTAAGTTTAAAAGAGCCTTGCTGGTGGTGTATAGTAATCGCCAATTACCATCTAGCAAATTACTAGCTTCTACCGGACGGGGTGTAGGATTAAAATCTTCTAAATTGACGATCGCTGCTAAGATAGCCTGTTTCTGGGCTTGAGTCGCCAGTAGACCGCGATTTGTCCCAGCGATCGCATCCATTAAAGCCGCTTTTTTGCTCATCGCCTGTCACCTCAAAAATCAGTCCTTATCATCAGCATAAACAAGATATTCATAACCTATGTGTAGAACCATAAAAATTACTAAATAAACCCTTTGCGTAAGCAATACGCCTATTAAATAAAAAAATTCTATCTGAATGCGGATTTATCAACAAAAGGGTTGAAAAGATAACTAAATTAATCCGTGCCAAGTGATAGACTCTAAATGTCAACTTACGTAAACCTTTTCTTGTCCTCTTTGATATGTTGAACTCTCCATTACGTGAAGTACCCCGTAATCAACGAGCCGATGTCATCCCCTTAAAGCAAGAGTCCTCTTTGTTGGACTGGTTGCAAACCAACGGTCGGATCATCGCGCGTGACGTTCACGAACCGGATTTTCAAGATGACGAAGAAGAAATAGACTCCCTAATGGGTGTAGAAGATGGAATTGGCTACGACCTTGATGATGATGACGATATAGGAATCGCCGAGGATTAGCCTTTTCAGGCTAGTACCGACAGGCGGAATTCAAAAGTTAAAAGTCAAAAGTCAAAGAATCCTATTCTGCCCTTTTGCACCATTTGAAATGGTATGTTTATTTCCGACGTGCTGTGCTAAGGACTTGGTAGTATCCTTAGTTGCTGATATTGAATTTTATATGTGTGGAGTGAAGGGAAACTTCTGTGGACGCTAAATTATCTCCTGAGCAAGGTTTAAATATTTCTGGAATCGCTCTAGCCTCTTTATTAACCGTAGGGCTAGCTACAACAGCATTTTTCTTGGATTCGATGGCCAATAGGCTACCCTGGCAAAGTATGTCGTTAACTCTGCCACTACTATTGTGTGCGTTGGGTTCAGGTGTGGTGGGCTATTGGGTAATACCCCTACTTCAAGCGCTCAAAACTGGACAAATAATTCGTGAAGATGGCCCCCAAGCCCATCTAAAAAAGGCAGGCACGCCAACAATGGGAGGTATCTTTTTTATCCCCGTAGGTGTGATAATTGCCTGTATATTATCTAACTTTGCTAAAGAGGTGCTTGCAGTTTCGGCATTGACACTCAGCTACGGATTGATTGGCTGGCTCGACGATTGGCAAATTCTGCGCCGTAAATCAAATAAAGGTATATCTCCCGGAACGAAACTGGCTTTGCAGGTGGGTTTTGCAGCAGTATTTTGTTTATGGCTGATGTTTAATCAACCTTCTAATATTACAAATATTGCTTTGCCTTGGGTGAGCTTTACACTACCTTTAGGATTCCTATTTTGGCCATTAGCAGGTTTTGTGCTAGTTGCAGAAAGTAATGCGACTAATTTAACAGATGGCATTGATGGCTTGGCAGCAGGAACAGTAGCGATCGCACTTTTGGCATTAGGGGCTTTAGTCGCACCTACAGCACCTGGGTTAATGGTTTTTTGTGCTGCTTTAAGTGGTGGGTGCTTAGGTTTCTTAGCCCATAACCGTAACCCAGCCCGCGTTTTTATGGGAGATACTGGTTCTTTAGCACTGGGCGGCGCTTTAGCATCTGTAGCGCTATTGACAAACACCTTAGTAGCTCTATTTATTCTCAGTGGTATCTTCTTTGTAGAAACTCTTTCGGTGATGGCACAGGTAAGTTATTACAAAGCCACCAAAGGGCCTGATGGCAAAGGCAAGCGCCTCTTTAAAATGGCACCCTTACACCATCATCTAGAACTCACTGGCTGGTCAGAATTGCAAGTGGTTGGAGTATTTTATGTCATCGCTGCTATTTTGGCTGCCATCTGTTTGGCGTAGGCGCAGCCCGCCGCAGGCATCGCTCCATTCTGAATCATGTTTTAAGAAAATAGTCGAATACAAAATGACAACTCCCACTTCTCTAGGGAGTTGTTTTTTATTAAGAAAGGCAGAGGGCAGGAGGCAGGAGGCAGGAGGGAATGCTGCTTCCTGACTCCTGCCTTCTTCAAACGGTAAATTTATAAGTTTTAGATTTCTATATTGGTAAAGTCTGACGTTTAATGGAAACGAAGAACTTCCTCATTTCATCGCTTGAGGTTTTTAAATAGTTAATTATGAATTAATTATAGGATAGGTATTTACATACTCCATAACCCGATTCTTGCCTGTTCGCTTGGCCTCAAGCATCGCTTGATTTGCCCGATTCAGAAAATCTTTAACTGTAATCCCTGATTCTGATACAGCTATTCCAAAAGAAGCGGTAATGCCTTCGAGAATGCGATCGCCATCCTTCACTTGCATTTGTTCAACATCTATCCTCAGTTGTTCTACTCGCTTTCTCAAGTTTTCCAGTGTCATATTAGGCATTACAATTACAAATTCTTCACCACCCCATCTGCAAGCAATGTCAAAGGAGCGAATAGATTTTAATAGCAGTTGCGCTAATCCCTGGAGAACAATATTAGCAGTCAAATGCCCATAGTGCGAGTTGTAAGATTTGAAGTTATCGATATCAAGGAAAATAACACTAACCGGTTGCCCCGACCGTTCAGCCTCTGCTAACCTCTGTTCCGTTATTGTTTGCAAATAGCTTTGATTAAATAGTTGGGTCATCCCATCCCGCAAGTTATCATAGGCTAGCCGTTGTTTTATCGAGAGATTATTTAGTGCAATAGCTAAAGTTCTAGCAATAATCTCAGTAATTTGTTGCTCTTCTGGACTGATTTCTTTCAGCGCATAGATATGTAAAATACCAATTACTTCGCCTTGTCCAAACAATGGAACACATAAATGTGTGCCGTTAATAGGCTCTATTAAGTGATTGCATATTAGTCCAGAATTATGAGGCAATAAAAGGTTTGATTTTCCTCTCCGCAATGCCCAACAATCACATGCTGAAAATATTTCTTTACTGGTTCTTTCATCTCCCCAAAAACTATTCATCTGAACATAATTCTTAGAATTAGCAATTATATAGATACAACCGCTCATATTAGGAAATAGCTTAGAACAGGTTAAAGCGACCACTTGATACACCTCATCTTCAGATTCGCAGCAATAAAGCATATCCGCCATATCTGAGAGATATATAAGTTCCTGTTTTTTTGCCTCTAATTTCAGCGTTTTTTCTTCTAGCTGCCGATTTAGATCGGTGAGCGATCGCTGTGCTTCAATAGATTCTGTAATATCGATACTAATGCCACCAATGCGGCAAGCGCCCGTTGCGCCATCGCTAAAAGGAAACTTAAACGATAGCCAGTAGCACGGCTGATCGTTACCAGGTATCTTTACCTCTTCAATCAGCTTTAAGGGGCGTAGAGTCTTTAAAACGACTTGATCGTTTTCCATTACCCGCCGCCCCTCTTCTGGATCTGGCAAGTATTCACTATCGGTTTTCCCCAACCATTCTTGTGAATCTACCGAAAATCTAGCTTGTAGCTCCTGGTTGTAATAAAGCACTCTAGATTGCTCATCTTTGATATAGGCTCCAAAGGGGCCTTGATCTAGGAATAGCCGTTGTATCTGCTGACTGCGTTGAAGTTCGCGGGTATCTTCTTGATGTCTGGCGATCGCCTCTAGAATTTGATAAGCGGTTGGCATCAGGTAGAGTAAGGCAGACAAAGAAATAAAAGCCATTAGATCAAGTACGCCTAAGTGCAGCAGCGACACTGCCGAATGTGGCTCAAAAATCGCTAGAAAGTGATGAAATCCGCAAAATAATACGAATCCACCTGATAAGAAAAAGGCTAGCCAAAACTTAGAAGGGATAGTTGCCTTAGTTTTGGCAAAGAAAACCCCTATTACTATGGGGATGCCAAAGTATGAAAATGCAGTGATGCCGTGAGCAATTATGCAATTCCAGTAAATAGGCTCCATTGTTAATCTAATATTAAAATTTTATTCGTTTCACTATAATTCTCGTATTTTAAAAGTGTAAGTAGAGAAAGGATGATTTTAGTAACTAGATGCCTTAGTTTTACAAAAGTTTTTATAGTCAGTTTCTCACAGGCTGCTCATTTTACCAAGTCTTTGCGCCGTGGAGAGCCAATGGCTTTAACAGTGAACAGTGAACAGTAAACAGTTATCAGTGATCTATTTATCCCTGGGTTTAAGTCCCCCACCTCCAGGTGGAATGCGTTGGTGGCGGGTCTAAATCCCCCACCATACGCCTGATAACTGATAACTGATAACTGATAACTGATTTAAATATAGGGAAATCGAAGTCATTAGTAGTTTTACAAAATCTTAGTGCTTTTTCATACTAATGACCAATTATTCCTTGATGGTACAAGCCCCTAAATTTATTTATGGATAGATAAATTTTAAACTTTGCTTGGTTCAAGCCCCCGGATTTATTGTAACCAGACCCAAAAGTTGTCAGGGTCTGGAAGCATAAGCGAGGATTTTAGGGTCTGAAACCTTATTGTTGCGTTAATTAATTGTCAGCAAGTCCAAACTAACGGAAGTATAACTTGTCCTATTACGCAGAATGGAAGCATAAACCGTGCCGTAAGTGCAGATATTCTTTCTTAGTTAAGTAATACTTATGTAGCTTTTCATGCTTAATAATAGTTGGGCATAAAAACAAGATATATCAAGACTTTCAGCAATTAGAGTCGAACAATTTTATGTAGTGCCTACTTCAACGACAATCGTCAAACAAGTAATGCTTTAAGTATGAAGGTTAAGAATAGATTATCAACAAAATAATGGGGCAACTTTAACAAAAATTAATTGTCTAATTTATGACTGAGGCTTACTAGTTATAACTGAAGAATTATTGGGAAATTCACCACTATTTTTGGCCAATTTAATCGACATTTCAATCAAAAAAGCAGCAAGGTTAGCTGTAGGACGACCTTGAGACGCAGCCCATACTTCTAAATCTTCTAAGACACTATCCGGCAACGTAACGTTAATTCTTTTGCTCACTCTAAATGCTACCAGTATGTATAAACTAAATGCTCTATGAGTTTAAGAGTAAGGTTAAATTTAGATAATTTACATCATATTTACATCACTATAGATATATAAAAGATACTAGAGTCTGTCAAGCCAAAGAATGTTTGTGTTTGTTGTGTAATGATGGGGTGCAACCATGATGACACAAGAAGAATTCAACCAATGGTTTTTACTGGGAACTAGAATTATCCACACCCCGACATGGTGATTTCCCCTTTCATATTGCTCATATTGACCATACAGAATTAGATATTGAACTGAGATGTTCTCAAACAGGAAAAGTTTTAGGAAGACCTTGGCTAACTTTATTAATGGATGCGTTTAGCAGAAGAATTTTAGCTATCTATATTAGTTATGACCCACCATCTTATCGTTCTTGTATGATGGTGTTAAGAATTTGTGTTCAACGCCATTCAAGATTACCTCAAATAATTGTTACTGATAACGGCAAGGAATTTTATAGCACTTACTTTGAAACATTATTAGCAATATTTGAATGTACTCTCAAAAGACGACCACCAGCAAAACCTCGATTTAGTAGCGTTTGTGAGAGGTTATTTGGAACAACCAATACCCAGTTTTTGTATAATCTGGCAGGTAATACCCAAATCACTAAAAAAGTCAGATTAATGACTAAATCTGTCAATCCTAAAAATCTCTCAGTTTGGACTTTAGGATTGCTATAAACGTTTAAGAAATATTAAGTATTAATATATGGTAAATAACCAACAATTTTCCTCTGAATATCATACAGCTTCAGTATCAGAAAGACTGGCTTATTATGACTCATATACAATGGCACATCCCTATCTGGATATTGCTTTTGAGACTCTCAAGCCAATTATAAATAATTGTGGAGATTCACGAATTATTTTTATTGTTGGTCCAACAGGAGTAGGTAAAACAAAACTACGTCTGCTCATCGAAAAATGGATCATCGAATCATCTTTATCTTTATTAGAAGTTAACAAAGGTTGTATTCCTGTTGCTAGTATTGAGGCACGTTTATTCTCAGGAGGATTATTCAATTTCAAAGACCATCTTAAACGTTGTTTATATGCACTGGCAGAAGCACCAGAGCTAATTGATAATAAGATAAATTATGGAACTTCGGGCGTATATCATAATTCTGATGGTCAATTAATAATTAAACCAGCAATTTTAGAGACTGAATTAGGATGGGCACTAGAGCAAGCTTTGAAACAGAGAAGACCGAAAATATTTTTTATTGATGAAGCGCATCATTTATTAGCTGTAGCTAGTGGAAGAAAACTAACAGACGTACCTGAAGCAATTAAATCATTAGCTTCTCTTACTCAAGTTTTGCATGGATTAATTGGAACTTATGATTTACTGACCCTTCACGATATAGGCGACCAATTAAGTAGACGTAGTATTTATGTTCATCTGCCTCGTTACAATACCGAATTTATAGAAGATAGAGAAATTTGGCACTCAGTAATTTGGAATTTTCAGTGTCAAATACCAACAAAAGAGCCACCAGATTTTCTATCGCATTGGGAATATTTGTATTCACGCAGCTTAGGATGTGTTGGTATCCTCAAAAATTGGTCAAGAAATGCCCTTGGAGAAGCATTAAATGAAGATGCTCCTACTGTTACGCTCAAACATTTAGAGAAAAGGGCTTTATCAGTTGGTCAATGTCGAAATATTCTCAAACATATTAAAGAAGGAGAAGCTAGATATGCAGAAATTGAAGGAAAGATAGAAGAGTTATATCAAGACTTAGGTTTACGCTGTCCACCTATATCCAAACATCAAACAACCTCACAATCTGAAATCAAATCTCAAGATATTGAGCCGAAAAAACGAAAAAAATTAGTGGGAATTCGTAAGCCCAGACGAGATTCAATAGGGAGCGAAAATGCAGTTTGACAAATTAACCTTATATCGAAGTTATGATTTGCATACTCCAGATATCCCAGAACGTAGTGTTTTATATTTTTTAGAGCCAATTAATGTTGGAGCTATTGAATGTGAAAGTTTAATTAGTTATCTCATTCGTTTAGCTGAGGTTCATTGCGTTACTCCGGATAAATTAATCAAGCATAAAATCTACCCATTTTTTTGGGGGCATGATGACTTATCGGGATCTTGTAAGGGAATTGTTGGTAGGACTTTTACAAGTCGTTCTCATATCAAGTTACTAAACTTTAGTGGTTGGTATACATCTAAATTAGTTGAATCTCTAGAAATTCTCACTTTACGTAGTGATTTAACCTGTCTAACTATGATGTATTGGCATGAATTAATAACTTATGTTTATTTACTTCGTGATTGCAAAGCTTGGTGCCCTTTATGCTACAGCTATTGGCATCAAAATAAATTACCTATATACGAACCATTACTTTGGTCTTTTGAGCCAGTTGCAGTATGCCCCCAACATCATTATCCTCTAATTACACAATGTCCTCATTGCAATCATAAATTACCTATCATAGCTCCTAACTCGCGGACTGGATATTGTAATCATTGTGGAGAATGGTTAGGAAATTTAAAGAAATATCATATTAAATCAGATGGATTATATCACTCAGAAATCGCATTACAATCAGAGCTAATTAAGATTCTTGGTTCATTAATCGCTTTTAACACTAAAGTATTTGAGTCGGAAACTACAAGATTTTACAGACAAATTATTGCATATTTTCAACTGAAAGAATTATCAAGGCTAGAATTATCAAACCATCAAATTTCTCAAAAACGAATACATAAATGCATGAGCCATATAGAACATACTATTGAAGATTTCTGGAAGCTATCATCTAGAGTAGCTTTGGAAAAGTCCCCAAAAAACTAGAGATGGACAAAACCATCTTGCAGGAATTAATTTTTTGATTTTAAAAATTGTTTTCTTGTAACCATAATTTGTCCAATAGCTAATTGGAAGCAAAAGATGTCCTTTTCTGCCAAGTTATCGTTCCAGTGACATTTATCCGTGGGCTTTAATTGCGAATTGCGAATTGCGAATTGCGAATTGTGCTGACTATTGACTATTGACCAATGACCAATGACTAATTACAAACCTGACTTACCAAGTGAGTAAGTTCGGGTAAAATCAATTTTTCCATCGCCAGTCGCACAGCATTACTCGAACCAGGAAGCGAGAAGATCAATTTATTTTGATAAACACCAGCAACAGCGCGAGAAGCGATCGCCCGCGAACCAATTTCTTGATAACTTAAAAAACGGAATAACTCACCAAATCCCGGTAAGGTTTTCTCTAGTAACTTTTCAATGGCATCATAAGTGGTATCTCTTGGTGCAATACCTGTACCACCACTGAAAATTACAGCATTCAAATTTGAGCTTTTACCTAGATTTTCTATCTGCTCTTGAATTTGTGTTGGTTCATCTTTAATAATTGTGTAGGCTCCTACAGCATGGTTAGCATCAAGGAGTAACTGCTGAATTAGCTGACCACTTTTGTCTGTTTCATAAGTACGTGTATCGCTGACAGTAATCACAGCACAAGTTACCGTCATTCTAGGCGAGTCTTGGTGGGGTTGTGACATTATAGCTTACTCATGAATTTTGACTAATGGATAATTGGGCATGGTAAATGGTGCATTCATTGAACATGACAATTCCCCATGCTCCATGCCCAATGCCCTATACCCTATGCGTCATTTTTGCTCAGTCCCAGATCATTTTCTTCAGCATACCGTTCCATAAAGCGCATAAAGCGATCCCATTCTTGGGGAGATTTCATTACGTAAAGTGCTTCTAATGCTTCCGGTTTCCCGTTAATAAATTTAGCTTTAACTTCACGGGTAATTATCTCTCCTTCTTGGTCAATCAGGTACATCCCGGTAATATCTTCGGTGCTACCTTGATCTAAAATCTTTGGATTGGTAAAAATAAACGTTGCTGTGCCACTGTCACCAGTGCGCGATCGCGTCAAGCGCACCTCTGGAGTTACTTCTTCGTCAAGACCTCTAGAAAACTGGATTTTCGCCATGATGACTGAATTTAAACTTTTGTGATGGTTAATCTAATATTCTCTCATCAATTAGAACACCACGATCTAGAGGCTACTGTTATTCTTCTTTTTAGTGTATGTACTTAAACTGCTTCTTTTTCAAGTAACAAAGTTACTGGGCCATCGTTTTCAATTGTAACATGCATCATTGCACCAAATTGACCTGTTTCCACCTGCAAACCGCTAGCTTTTAACTTAGTAACAAAACGATTATACAAATCTGCTGCTGATTGGGGAGCGGCTGAACGGTCAAAAGAAGGACGGCGACCTTTGCGACAGTCACAACAACATTGTGGAACGCGTGGAAGCCACTTGACTTTCAGGCAGTGGAGGAAACGCGCCACGGGTGGTTTTAACCACCGTGAAAAATGATAATATTGTTGTGCGAGTAGGAATAATCATCTGCGCTAAGAAGTGTTTTGTAAGGAGTGACCCCTGACTTGCCTCGTACCTGCACAAATTGCAGCTCTGGGCAAACAAGTAATGGGAAAGCACGGAGCGCACCGAACTGGCAAGTGATGAACTCGGAAAGCATTCTAAGTAAGCGCAATTGCAATATCTCTCGTACTGGTAGTTGTTTTGAGCGTCTAGGGGGATATTTGACTATCCCTTTTAAGCTAAGTCTTAGAGAATCTGCGTGTCTTTAGACCGCAGAGTGTCAACATAAAGGGTAAACTGACTGACTACTAATAAATCGCCGCCAATCTCTTGTACAGATTTTTGCCAGCGATCGTCTCCCTCCTCGTCAGGAAACAGCCGTAATTCCAAGCACTTACGCACCATCCAGTCAATTTCAGCATCAGTATCAGTATTGGCTATGCCTACGAGTAAATTTAGCCCCCGCCCGATTTTGCCGACAATTTCACCGTTAACTGTAACTTGAGATGATTTGACTCGCTGGATAACAACGCGCATTTGAATTAATTCGTAATTCGTAATTCCTAATTATTGACGAAACACTCGTGCGTAAATGCAGGGAAGTGAGGAAGCAAAGTCTACGACGGGCTACGCCTACGTTATTCGATGGTGGAGCCATTGGAATGCATTCCCAGGTAGAGCCTGGGAACGAGTATTAAAATTTTGTACAGAC from Nostoc commune NIES-4072 includes:
- a CDS encoding D-aminoacyl-tRNA deacylase; translated protein: MARFLHCLKVKWLPRVPQCCCDCRKGRRPSFDRSAAPQSAADLYNRFVTKLKASGLQVETGQFGAMMHVTIENDGPVTLLLEKEAV